One genomic window of Paenisporosarcina antarctica includes the following:
- the rlmN gene encoding 23S rRNA (adenine(2503)-C(2))-methyltransferase RlmN: MKKSIFGLTLEQLTVWLLDNGQKKYRAEQIWDWLYIKRITDFSHMNNVSKECIELLEENFVFYTLEESVKQESADGTIKFLFKMEDGNLIETVLMRFKYGLSVCVTTQVGCNIGCSFCASGLLKKSRDLSAGEIVEQIMKVQQHLDELEKEERVSHIVVMGIGEPFDNYTNLMGFLNIVNSQKGLAIGARHITVSTSGIVPKIYDYADEGLQVNLAISIHAPTNELRTRIMKINKAYPIEKLMDAIDYYLKKTNRRITFEYILLRDVNDHVEEAWGLAKLLENKRHLSYVNLIPYNPVDEHGQYQQSTPEAITAFYNALKKKGINCGVRHEQGADIDAACGQLRSKQIKKADKAKI, encoded by the coding sequence ATGAAAAAATCTATTTTTGGATTAACATTAGAACAGCTGACAGTGTGGCTTTTAGATAACGGACAAAAAAAATACCGAGCTGAGCAAATTTGGGATTGGTTATATATTAAACGAATTACCGATTTTTCACATATGAATAATGTCAGTAAAGAGTGTATTGAATTACTTGAAGAAAACTTTGTGTTTTATACACTTGAAGAAAGTGTGAAACAGGAATCAGCAGACGGAACAATTAAGTTCTTATTTAAGATGGAAGACGGAAATTTAATTGAAACAGTTTTAATGAGATTTAAGTATGGTTTATCAGTATGTGTTACTACTCAAGTAGGATGTAACATTGGTTGCAGTTTTTGCGCGAGTGGATTATTGAAGAAAAGCCGTGATTTATCAGCAGGTGAAATCGTTGAGCAGATCATGAAAGTGCAACAACATCTTGATGAATTGGAAAAAGAAGAACGAGTAAGTCATATTGTCGTAATGGGGATCGGCGAGCCATTTGATAACTACACGAACTTAATGGGCTTCTTAAACATTGTTAACTCACAAAAAGGCCTTGCAATAGGTGCTCGTCACATTACTGTATCGACAAGTGGAATTGTTCCGAAAATTTACGATTACGCAGATGAAGGACTTCAAGTGAATTTGGCGATCTCAATTCATGCACCGACAAATGAATTGCGTACACGTATTATGAAGATTAATAAAGCATATCCAATTGAAAAACTAATGGATGCAATTGATTATTATTTGAAAAAAACGAACCGAAGAATTACGTTCGAATATATTCTTTTGCGTGACGTTAATGACCATGTGGAAGAAGCTTGGGGTCTTGCGAAACTACTTGAAAACAAGCGTCATCTTTCTTATGTTAATTTAATTCCGTATAACCCGGTTGATGAACATGGGCAATACCAACAAAGTACCCCTGAAGCAATTACTGCATTTTATAATGCGCTTAAGAAAAAGGGAATTAACTGCGGTGTTCGCCATGAACAGGGAGCTGATATTGACGCTGCTTGTGGCCAGTTAAGAAGTAAGCAAATTAAAAAAGCTGATAAAGCTAAAATATGA
- the lexA gene encoding transcriptional repressor LexA, whose amino-acid sequence MKKVSKRQEDILAFIKDEVRRKGYPPSVREIGEAVGLASSSTVHGHLARLESKGLIRRDPTKPRAIEILEIDNLNDLRPNVINVPLIGKVTAGLPITAIENIEEFFPLPETFGTSEDNLFMLEIMGNSMIEAGILNGDYVVVKQQQTANNGDIVVAMTEEDEATVKRFFKEESYFRLQPENSSMEPIIVEQVSILGKVVGVYRHIH is encoded by the coding sequence TTGAAAAAAGTATCTAAACGACAAGAAGATATATTGGCTTTTATTAAAGATGAAGTTCGAAGAAAAGGATATCCGCCATCTGTAAGAGAAATTGGGGAAGCTGTAGGTCTTGCATCTAGTTCTACAGTTCATGGTCATTTAGCACGACTAGAAAGCAAAGGATTAATTAGACGGGATCCTACCAAACCAAGAGCTATTGAGATTTTAGAGATTGATAACTTAAATGATTTAAGACCAAACGTGATAAATGTTCCATTAATAGGTAAGGTTACTGCTGGATTGCCTATCACAGCTATTGAAAATATTGAAGAGTTTTTCCCACTGCCTGAAACATTCGGAACTTCAGAAGATAATCTATTTATGCTTGAAATCATGGGAAATAGTATGATAGAAGCTGGCATTTTAAATGGGGATTACGTTGTTGTAAAACAGCAGCAAACTGCAAATAATGGGGATATCGTTGTTGCTATGACTGAAGAAGACGAAGCAACAGTAAAACGCTTTTTTAAAGAAGAATCATATTTCAGACTTCAACCTGAAAATTCCTCTATGGAGCCAATTATTGTTGAACAAGTGTCGATTTTAGGAAAAGTTGTAGGTGTTTATCGTCATATCCACTAA
- a CDS encoding phage holin, which produces MSEKKNQAPFDKIMLVRTVILLLAWINQYLVMKGYSPLPFTNEETEVTVTVFIAFAASIWAWWKNNDVRFKARRNTQFLKDKGLK; this is translated from the coding sequence TTGAGTGAAAAGAAGAATCAAGCCCCGTTTGACAAGATCATGCTTGTTCGGACGGTTATCCTTTTATTAGCTTGGATAAATCAGTATTTGGTAATGAAAGGTTATAGTCCTTTGCCATTTACTAATGAAGAAACTGAAGTGACGGTTACTGTTTTTATCGCATTTGCAGCATCCATTTGGGCTTGGTGGAAAAACAATGATGTACGCTTTAAAGCAAGACGAAATACTCAATTTTTAAAAGATAAAGGATTAAAATAA